In Dehalococcoidia bacterium, the genomic stretch TCCAGGTCCAGAAAGGGGTGTTTCCGGATAGAATTACGTTGGATTTTCCGTAGAAATAAGTAGGTGTACGGATGGCGCTGCGAGGCTTTCTTGCTTAAACTACAAGCCGTGACCAGAAGAAATTGAACTGACCGGAGATTGAGGGGGGAATGATGTTCAAAACAATGCTGGTCCCGTTGGATGGATCCGAGACTGCGGAAATGGCCCTGCCTTTCGTGGAGGAGATCGCCACAAGCCTTAGTGCCGAGGTTGTTTTGGTCAGCGTCTTCGAGCCAGCCGACCCCCATATGGAACGTCTCCACCAAAGCTATCTGGATCGCGTCACCGCAAAGGTGCAAAAGGAACTCGAACACTGGGAGGCCCCAAAAAGCGTCTGGGTGAGCAACAAGGCTCTTTCAGGCAACCCTGTCGAGAAGATATTGCAGTATGCGGATGAGGGGGATGTGAGTTGCATCGCCATGGCCAGCCATGGTTCGTCAAGTCATGGCCTCTGGGGAACATAGCTGCCAAAATCCTTCGAGCGGCGGACAGACCAGTATTACTGATCAGGTCTCAGGCCAGAGCGGAGGCTCTGCAACAAAAGAAGCTGATGAAAAGGATTCTCCTGCCATTGGATGGCTCCCGAGTGGGAGAGGCCGCCGTTCCATATGCAGAGTACCTGGCGCTTAAGTCAGGCGCGGAGCTTGTTCTATTCCAGGTCATTGAGACGGTGGCAACCGGGGCGGATGCGGCTTATGCACCGCCTTATCGGTCGGTCGTTGATGGGAAGCTGGATTCGAATATCCATGAACAGGCCTTTTATCCTTCCCAAGTGATGGAGAACAGGAGGGCGTTGGCTAAGGCATACCTGGATGACATGGAGAAGCAGCTTCGAGAGAAAGGGGTAAACGCCTCGACGGCCATAGACTTTGGAATCCCGGCAGATCGGATTGTCGACTATGCAGGGACGAAAGATATCGATCTTATCGCCATGTCCACTCACGGACGCTCGGGATTGGCCCGGTGGTTTGCCGGCAGCGTCACCGACAAGGTGTTACATGCAGGAGACACCCCGGTTCTGGTCGTCCGGCCACCAAAGGAAAAAGAACAAGGCAGTTGAGCCGCAACTGACCGGGTCTAAACCATGCTCACAACCTATTTTTTGAAGCTGTTGGCGATAAAGGTCAATTATTAGAAGTCCGGCGCATTGACGTTCATCAAGCGCCAATCATATTTTTGAGCAGACGATTTTCGGAAAAAACCTCAGGCGAACCGCTCCACTTGAACCAGGCAGGTGTTCCCCGGAAATGCCCCTCCCGGTGAATACTGATCTCGAATCAGAACGTTAGGATTCCCGCCACGGTCGACGCCACTGCTGCCAGGTTGATACCAGGCACCTTCTCCCATGGCGACCACGCCGGGCATGATCCGTTCGGTCACCCGGGCCCGGATAACCACTACTCCCCTGTCATTGAAGACTTTCACTTCGTCTTCATCGCCGATCCCTCGGGATTGAGCGTCCGCAGCATTGATCCACACCCGTTGAGGCTCGATCTCCCGCAGCCATGGATTGGTGTGAAAGATGGAGTGCGCCCGGCCTTTATGATGATAGGTAACCATTTGCAGCGGATACTTCTGGATGAGAGGATCGCCAGGCCCTTCCCAGGATTCGATGTACCGGGGAATGGGAGAGACTTCGGGGTTATCCACGTCGGCCAGCCGCCGGCAGTAGATCTCGATCTTGCCGGAAGGCGTGGGAAAGGGATGCTTCAGGGGGTCTTCGATCTGCTCCTTGAAGGCGATCTGCGGCCCGTCAAAATTCATTTTATGGACCCCCGCGCGTTTGAATGCCTCAAAGTCGGGAATCTCGCCGATCACGTCGCCCATGGTTGCCACCAGCTGACGGATGCCCTCCTCCTCCGGGATATCGAGGGACGGATCGGAGACGCCTATTTTTGGCAACAGTGCCCGGAAGATATCGATATCGGACCTGACATCGGGCAGCGGATCGATCACCTTGTTCTGAGAGATGAAATACGGGCCGGATACCCAGGGCCGGGCGAAATCGTTGCGTTCCCAGAGCGTGGTCACCGGCAACAGTATATCAGCATAGCGGGCGGTGGCGGTCATGAATTGCTCGTGTACTACGATAAATTCAAGCTTGTTGAGCGCCTCCACTCCCTTGTTGATGTTGGGGAACTGGTTGAGGGGATTTCCCCCGACAATGTAGGCCATCTTGATATCGCCGGGATAACCTCCTGCCTTGCCCTTCAGAATGGCGTCCCACAGCTTGACGATATGAGGCCGCGAGCGAAGACGATGGCGCACATCGAGCGCCTTGACCTGCTTCTCGTAGGATGCGTCCGGGTTTTCAATGTTCCATCCGGGAGGGATCATTGAGCCGGCCTGCGCCCGCTCGAATCCCGCGGCGTTGCCGCCGGAGATACCGACGTTGCCCGTCATTGCCGCCAGAGTGGAGGCAGTGCGATGGTACTGTTCGCCGCGGGCGCTGCGACCCGGAGCCCATCCGGGGATAAGGGCTGCCGGATATGTGGTCGCATACTCACGGGCCAAAGCCGTGATGTCAGCAGCCGGGACGCCAGTCTTCGATTCGGCCCACTGCGGTGTTTTGGAAATGCCATCATCAGCACCCATCACGTAGTCTTTGAACTGATCAAAACCGATGGTGTAGCGATCCAGAAACTGCTGGTTGTGAAGGTTCTCCGAGATCATCACATATGCCATGGCGATCATCATGGCGGCGTCGGTCCCCGGCCTGATGGGTATCCAGCGGTCGGCAAGGATGGCCACGGTGTTGGAGTACCTGGGATCAATCACCACGATCCTGGCTCCGGCCTCCCTGGCCTGTATCAGGTGGAAGCAGGTATTGGTGCCGAACACCGATTCCGCCGGATTGGCTCCCCAGAGAATAATCAATCGGGAATTGACCAAATCGTCTCGGCTGTTGCCTGTGGTGAGGGTGCCAAAAGTGGCCCGGTTGGCAAAAACCCCGCCTTCCGCCGAGGCGCCACCCCATCCCGAGATGTTCCGTCCGCCGAACATTCGATTGAAACGGGCGATTATCTGGAAGCCGCTGTGAAAGGTGCTGGCATGTGGGCCCGAATAGACATGCGTCAGAATAGCCTCCGGTCCATAGGTATTCCGAATCCGCAGGATGTTTTCGGCCACCGTGTTCAGGGCTTCATCCCAGGTGACCGGCTCGAATTGACCCTCACCTCGCGGCCCTATCCGTCTTAGCGGAACTCGGAGTCGATCCGGGGAATATACCTGCTGCCGATAGGCCCGCCCTCTAGCACAGGCACGCAACTGCGGTTCTTCACCGTCATCGGTCTCGACCCGCACCGCCACGCCATCTTTAACGTGAACTTTGAGCACGCATCTTCCACCGCAATCATGGCATCCACCGGTGGGGACTATTCGGGTCTCATTCATGGCAGGCACCGCCTTTTGCGTCCATCTGCGTTTCCCACTGACTCAGTTTTATTTATTGTACCACTTCCGATGTTCCCAAAAAATCTTTAGCGTGATCAGTTTTCTACGCTAGTGAGCAAAATATATCATAATCACATGGTGGCCCCCGATAGCAATTGCTTTAAGAGCGTGAGGCCTCTGTAGTACAATGATTGATATCCGGTACCTGGAGATACGTATGCTTGAAACTTATGGCGCGGTCATTGTCAACCAGTCTGGAGTCACTCCCCAGCAGATAGAAGCTGTCAAAGCCCTCCTTGATGAGGGAGCGACTATCCCATTCATTGCACGTTATCGCAAGGAGAAAACCGGGTCACTGGACGAGGTTGTACTTGCCGAAATACGGGACGGGCTGGCACGGCTGGCGGCGCTAGACAATAGACGCCAGGTGATTCTGAAATCCCTTGAAGAACAGAATGTGCTTACGGCCGAGTTACGCAGTTCAGTCGAATCGGCGGAAACGCTGGCCGCTTTGGAGGATATTTACCTTCCCTACCGTCCCAAAAGGCGTACCCGGGCTACCATCGCCAAAGAAAAAGGTCTTGAGTCTCTGGCCGGGCTGATATTGGCTCAGGAGATTGCTGATCCTTCTCATGAAGCTCTCGCATTCGTGAATATGGAAAAAGGCGTTGATTCGATTGAGGATGCGCTGGCCGGAGCGCGTGATATCGTTGCCGAGTGGGTCAATGAAGATGCCCAGGCAAGGCAGACCATACGCAGGCTCTTTTACCGGGAAGGCATTATTCAATCCAGCGTGGCTAAAGGTAAGGAAAGCGAGGGCATCAAATACAGCAACTACTTTGACTGGCAGGAGCCGGTTGCCCGGGTACCCAGTCACCGTATGCTGGCGATGTTGCGGGGTGAGAACGAAGGATTCCTCAAACTGAAGATAAGACCGCCTCAAGAAAAAGCCCTGTTATTCCTGCACCGGCGCTTCGTTAAGGGTGCCGGTGCAACCTCGGCGCAGGTGGTTCTGGCCATAGAAGATAGCTATCCCAGATTGATGGCACCCTCTATGGAAACGGAGATCCGTCAGCAGGCAAAAGAACACGCCGATGACGAGGCGCTTCGCGTATTTGCGCGCAATCTTCGTGAAACGCTAATGGCCCCGCCCATGGGACCTCGATCTGTCCTGGCGATTGACCCGGGTTTTCGGACCGGCTGCAAGGTGGTCTGCCTGGACCCTCAGGGCAAACTCCTGACCAATGCGGTCATTTACGTGAATCAATCAGCAGAACGGAGCAGGGAAGCCAGCCGGACGATACTCGATCTGATACAGAGATTTCACATCGAAGCGATTGCTATCGGCAACGGCACGGCCAGCCGAGAAACGGAAGAATTCATTCGCGGACTGAGCTTGCCGGACAAGATGCCGGTGGTCATGGTGAATGAAAGCGGCGCATCGATCTATTCTGCATCTGCAGTTGCCCGTGAAGAGTTCCCCGATCAGGATATCACCGTGCGCGGGGCGGTATCCATCGGACGGCGGCTAGTGGACCCTCTGGCAGAACTGGTCAAAATAGACCCCAAGTCCATAGGGGTGGGGCAATACCAGCATGACGTCGATCAGGGCAGACTCAAGAGTAATCTCGACGAAACCGTCATGAGCTGTGTGAACAAAGTCGGGGTGAAGGTCAATACTGCCAGCCAACAGCTTTTGACCTATGTTTCAGGACTGGGTCCCGCTCTGGCAAAAAGCATTATCGCTCACAGAAATGAGAATGGACCGTTTCGCAGACGCGCGGACCTAAAGAAGGTCCCCCGGTTGGGACCGAAGGCTTTTGAGCTCGCTGCCGGATTCCTTCGAATTGATGATGCGAATAACCCTCTCGATGCCAGCGCGGTGCATCCGGAGAGCTATCACATCGTAGAACGCATGGCTAGAGACATGGACTGCAGTGTGGCCGACCTCATACGCCGCGAGGACTTGCGCCGCCGGATTAATCTGGAGAGTTACATCGGAGAAAAGTATGGGCTGCCGACATTGCAGGACATCATGGCGGAGCTGGCCAAGCCGGGGCGTGATCCTCGTGAACAGTTTGAGGCGGTCGCTTTTGCCGCGGGAATCAGAACGATTGATCAACTCACTCCGGGAATGAAGCTGTCCGGAATCGTGACCAATGTGACCAATTTTGGGGCTTTTGTGGATATTGGCGTGCACCAGGATGGCCTAGTGCATATCAGCCAACTATCGGATAATTTTGTAAAAAACTCGGCTGATGTGGTCAGCGTCAATCAAAGGGTTAAGGTCACAGTGCTCGCGGTCGATGTGGAACGCAAGCGTATTTCTTTGTCAATGAAGTCGGATGCGTCCCAGCCCGGATAACTCGGGTCACTCAAATAATAAGCAAAGATCATGTCGGAATGGCACTTATACCTGATCAGATGTCACGATGGAAGTTTGTATACCGGAATCACCACTGATGTTGACCGCAGGTTCGCGGAGCACCAGGGAAAGAACGGTGAGGGAGCCAAGTGGCTCCGAGGCAGGGGCCCTCTGTTATTGGTTTTCCAGGAGAAACTGGAGAGCAGAAGCCTGGCGCTTCGTGTGGAAAGTAAGGTCAAGAAGCTGTCAAAGGCAAAGAAGGAAGAACTGATAAGAACCAGAAAGCGCCTTGAGGCGATAATCAAACAGGTCGAGACGTAAAGGAACGTATCAGAGTATCCCCAGTTGACAATGACGATCCGATTCGGCTTGGCGCTTAATCCCTCAGCTTCGATAGCAGGGTCGCGCTGCACACGTAAAGCTTTTCCCATTATATCTGACGTTACGGGATTGCGGAACAGCTTCCCCGTTTTGCTTCATTTTTCGCACCGTATCAGCAACTAACTTCCGAATGCCCTTGAAGGCGGATTCCAAGTCTTCGGCAAACCATGACAAGTCTGGGAACTCCGCGCACAAAGCAATATATTTTTCGTGATCGATAGACCAGATGACGCGATATGAATAGCCGTCATTCTCCAGTGGCATGTTTCGACTCCTGCAACTTCGCGATGGGCGCTGAATGCCCGCTTATTTTTGCTCAATTATGCCAGACATTCTCCCTTGAATCAAGCTTTGTCAGCGCAAGTATTGTCCGAAGCAGAATCTCAGGGGAAAAATCGCCAAATCGCTGAAGATGCAGAGAAGCACACAGGCATATTCGTGTATAGCGCTCTGGACCTGGCTTGCCGGATGGGATAGACTGAGGTAAGATAGACTGCGGCAAAAGCAGGAATCAGGAGACAGTGATGATGAAAGTGTGGGGAATCCTATCTCCTCAAGTCGAGGCATCCGGATTCGAAGTCGTTCTCGATGAGGGGGGATATTTATTGTTACAGAGAGAGGGTCAGAACCTGGCCCGCTTTGACCCGCTCCAATATACCATGCCAGACGTCCGTCGGGAAGTGGAAAAACATATCTGGGCCGCGCTGATCTGAAGCACCGTAATCTTTGAGGCACTTCTAGCTGTGGCCCGGCGATAGTACAAAGATACTACCTTTGCTGATGGGCTACACTTGTCATGACACAGGCCTTGCATCCACCCATCCGTTCTTAGTGAGCTTGTGGTGTCAATTTTCAGGCGATGGCCAGCGTGACAACCTGCTTGCGAAAACGATACCTTCCGGCTTGAGCCAATATCTGAGGCACGTACTCCTGCGGCACATCCACCAGGGTATGATCTTCCATGATGCGGATGGCGCCGATGGCGTGACCGGGAAAATCGGCATGATGGGCAATGGTTCCCACAACGTCGGCGGGACGAATGCCCTGCGCCTTGCCTGCGCTCAGTGTCAGCCGGACCATGCCTTTTTCACGAGTGGCGGCGCCGGACCGGCCATTTCCGGTTGTCCTGACAGGGCGTTTGGTCTCCCGGCTCAGCCTCTTGGGACGCTCCTCGATGAGTTCGCTCACGGGCGCAATGGGTCTCTGTTTGGCATTGATGCGAGACATCTTGATGGCCACCGCCGCAATATCGGCAATATCATGGCCGGCCTCTGAAAGTTCCTGGACGATCTCTCTTTCATGACTGCAGCGTCCGCGTTTGAGCCAGATATCGAACTGAGCTAACAGCCGGCTTTTGCGATTGGCGTGAATTTCCGCCTCCGTGGGAATGGGCATTGGGGTGATCGGCTGCTTGGTATACCCCTCGATGCGATGCAGATACCACTTCTCCTTGGGCGTCACAAAAGAAATGGCGATGCCGGTTTTGCCTGCCCGCGCCGTACGCCCGATTCGATGCACGTACAGCTCAGGGTCCTGTGGCAGATCAAAGTTAAAGACATGCGAAATATCATCGATATCCAGCCCGCGCGCCGCCACATCGGTGGCCACCAGCGTTGTGATCTGGTCTCGACGAAAACGGTTCATCACCTGTTCCCGGGCGTTTTGGTTTAAGTCTCCGTTGAGCGCCTCGGCAGGGAATCCCCTCTCCTCCAGCGCCGTCACCAGTTCCGCGGTTCCGATACGGGTGCTGACAAAAACCAGCGCTCGACTGATATCTTCAACTTCAAATACACGCGTCAGGGCC encodes the following:
- a CDS encoding universal stress protein, producing MMFKTMLVPLDGSETAEMALPFVEEIATSLSAEVVLVSVFEPADPHMERLHQSYLDRVTAKVQKELEHWEAPKSVWVSNKALSGNPVEKILQYADEGDVSCIAMASHGSSSHGLWGT
- a CDS encoding universal stress protein, which codes for MKRILLPLDGSRVGEAAVPYAEYLALKSGAELVLFQVIETVATGADAAYAPPYRSVVDGKLDSNIHEQAFYPSQVMENRRALAKAYLDDMEKQLREKGVNASTAIDFGIPADRIVDYAGTKDIDLIAMSTHGRSGLARWFAGSVTDKVLHAGDTPVLVVRPPKEKEQGS
- a CDS encoding molybdopterin-dependent oxidoreductase, producing MNETRIVPTGGCHDCGGRCVLKVHVKDGVAVRVETDDGEEPQLRACARGRAYRQQVYSPDRLRVPLRRIGPRGEGQFEPVTWDEALNTVAENILRIRNTYGPEAILTHVYSGPHASTFHSGFQIIARFNRMFGGRNISGWGGASAEGGVFANRATFGTLTTGNSRDDLVNSRLIILWGANPAESVFGTNTCFHLIQAREAGARIVVIDPRYSNTVAILADRWIPIRPGTDAAMMIAMAYVMISENLHNQQFLDRYTIGFDQFKDYVMGADDGISKTPQWAESKTGVPAADITALAREYATTYPAALIPGWAPGRSARGEQYHRTASTLAAMTGNVGISGGNAAGFERAQAGSMIPPGWNIENPDASYEKQVKALDVRHRLRSRPHIVKLWDAILKGKAGGYPGDIKMAYIVGGNPLNQFPNINKGVEALNKLEFIVVHEQFMTATARYADILLPVTTLWERNDFARPWVSGPYFISQNKVIDPLPDVRSDIDIFRALLPKIGVSDPSLDIPEEEGIRQLVATMGDVIGEIPDFEAFKRAGVHKMNFDGPQIAFKEQIEDPLKHPFPTPSGKIEIYCRRLADVDNPEVSPIPRYIESWEGPGDPLIQKYPLQMVTYHHKGRAHSIFHTNPWLREIEPQRVWINAADAQSRGIGDEDEVKVFNDRGVVVIRARVTERIMPGVVAMGEGAWYQPGSSGVDRGGNPNVLIRDQYSPGGAFPGNTCLVQVERFA
- a CDS encoding Tex family protein, with protein sequence MLETYGAVIVNQSGVTPQQIEAVKALLDEGATIPFIARYRKEKTGSLDEVVLAEIRDGLARLAALDNRRQVILKSLEEQNVLTAELRSSVESAETLAALEDIYLPYRPKRRTRATIAKEKGLESLAGLILAQEIADPSHEALAFVNMEKGVDSIEDALAGARDIVAEWVNEDAQARQTIRRLFYREGIIQSSVAKGKESEGIKYSNYFDWQEPVARVPSHRMLAMLRGENEGFLKLKIRPPQEKALLFLHRRFVKGAGATSAQVVLAIEDSYPRLMAPSMETEIRQQAKEHADDEALRVFARNLRETLMAPPMGPRSVLAIDPGFRTGCKVVCLDPQGKLLTNAVIYVNQSAERSREASRTILDLIQRFHIEAIAIGNGTASRETEEFIRGLSLPDKMPVVMVNESGASIYSASAVAREEFPDQDITVRGAVSIGRRLVDPLAELVKIDPKSIGVGQYQHDVDQGRLKSNLDETVMSCVNKVGVKVNTASQQLLTYVSGLGPALAKSIIAHRNENGPFRRRADLKKVPRLGPKAFELAAGFLRIDDANNPLDASAVHPESYHIVERMARDMDCSVADLIRREDLRRRINLESYIGEKYGLPTLQDIMAELAKPGRDPREQFEAVAFAAGIRTIDQLTPGMKLSGIVTNVTNFGAFVDIGVHQDGLVHISQLSDNFVKNSADVVSVNQRVKVTVLAVDVERKRISLSMKSDASQPG
- a CDS encoding GIY-YIG nuclease family protein; translated protein: MSEWHLYLIRCHDGSLYTGITTDVDRRFAEHQGKNGEGAKWLRGRGPLLLVFQEKLESRSLALRVESKVKKLSKAKKEELIRTRKRLEAIIKQVET
- a CDS encoding toxin-antitoxin system HicB family antitoxin, with translation MPLENDGYSYRVIWSIDHEKYIALCAEFPDLSWFAEDLESAFKGIRKLVADTVRKMKQNGEAVPQSRNVRYNGKSFTCAARPCYRS
- a CDS encoding DEAD/DEAH box helicase; the protein is MTNEFESLNLHPGLVQAVADLGYETPTPIQSAVIPVMLAGADVIAQAQTGTGKTAAFALPILQNLTAGQKHVQALVLSPTRELALQVAEAIRDYGQHCSVRVLPVYGGQSYDLQISRLKQGVEVVVGTPGRLLDLIEKGVLDLSQVRTVVLDEADEMLSMGFIDDIESIIECTSPDRQTALFSATMPAEIRRLASQYMREAQSISIKSKQLTVESVDQRYLLVNRKDKLAALTRVFEVEDISRALVFVSTRIGTAELVTALEERGFPAEALNGDLNQNAREQVMNRFRRDQITTLVATDVAARGLDIDDISHVFNFDLPQDPELYVHRIGRTARAGKTGIAISFVTPKEKWYLHRIEGYTKQPITPMPIPTEAEIHANRKSRLLAQFDIWLKRGRCSHEREIVQELSEAGHDIADIAAVAIKMSRINAKQRPIAPVSELIEERPKRLSRETKRPVRTTGNGRSGAATREKGMVRLTLSAGKAQGIRPADVVGTIAHHADFPGHAIGAIRIMEDHTLVDVPQEYVPQILAQAGRYRFRKQVVTLAIA